In the genome of Colletotrichum lupini chromosome 8, complete sequence, one region contains:
- a CDS encoding oxidoreductase produces MYQPYAVNEAPRERPKILCLHGGGSSAGIFQIQLIRLSRVLEPRFEFVYLDGPIETEAGPGVLPVFEGCGPYRRWVSDDPSIPAEEFQQQKDTAMEMLKVYVQQTGPYVGVLGFSQGARAASSLLIEQQRQPFVPYNFFGVFLCGTYPPFVPDDVLIRLPTVHVVGLFDPWKPASEMLIEQCSERSTRKVVRYPGGHHLPNAPEAIQNIANMVIDLWKETTGATA; encoded by the coding sequence ATGTATCAGCCGTATGCAGTCAATGAGGCGCCGCGGGAACGGCCAAAGATCCTCTGCCTGCACGGAGGCGGCTCCTCGGCAGGCATCTTCCAGATTCAACTGATCAGGTTATCGCGCGTCCTCGAGCCGCGCTTCGAATTTGTCTACCTCGACGGGCCGATCGAGACGGAGGCCGGGCCGGGCGTACTCCCCGTATTCGAGGGATGCGGGCCGTACCGACGATGGGTCAGCGACGATCCCTCCATCCCCGCCGAGGAGTTCCAGCAGCAAAAAGACACGGCGATGGAGATGCTCAAGGTGTACGTGCAGCAGACGGGGCCCTACGTCGGCGTGCTGGGGTTTTCGCAGGGCGCGCGGGCGGCGTCGAGTCTGTTGATTgagcagcagcggcagccGTTTGTGCCGTACAACTTCTTTGGGGTGTTTCTATGCGGGACGTATCCGCCTTTTGTACCTGACGACGTGCTGATTCGGTTGCCAACTGTTCATGTGGTGGGCTTGTTTGATCCGTGGAAGCCGGCGAGCGAGATGTTGATTGAGCAGTGTTCTGAGCGGAGTACGCGCAAGGTTGTGAGGTATCCGGGCGGCCATCATCTGCCGAACGCGCCGGAGGCTATTCAGAATATTGCGAATATGGTGATTGACTTGTGGAAGGAGACAACGGGGGCGACGGCGTGA
- a CDS encoding potassium ion channel Yvc1: protein DLPHSRHCTGNAPLSVDVTCGRKRTSSCRTFSLVPTTKTGNPAARRGDENATAAAAPPQSQEPNLGFFSCFLILWLFDQLPASIQEVISCELLALRESVPDSSQNEAIAVVMANFNWVSRLLGWDRHPRHHHDFHSDWIRDDRRRLSTAYTWACCPHLVLPQYRSEHLESAIPAPEVTKIALKLRHLIELAVPCELDEVEITKAHSKIITTNVVKAAKEAGGSHYGSCVVFCLIVCKRWFKHQALAELWDADLHRVRAVACEVIAKQIIETEDDLQYLMHSVLLRRYSVVVDGEATPPANAIEKAVDLHAVRVIGSSGYQKCISYLWKGWLVQDEDDPAVFVDYKDKTNPSFLVHMDPDRIHAPMYQNATQVLISLIYIGLYTAVINSVNAKGVLDAAEVLLYIFTLGFICEEVTKFWKAGYHILGFWNAFNGVLYTFITLSLILRIIGLTHDEGEPARKMYSELSYNFLAFSAPMIWSRLLLYLDSFRFFGAMLVVLKVMMKESIIFFALLAVLIIGFLQAFIGLDLADDLVADDITFIMSAMANAIMQSPDFDGFDRFSPPFGIILYYCFTFIVMVVLLNILIALYNSAYEDIYDNANDEYLALFAQKTMQFVRAPDENVYIPPFNLIEMIVICLFWWMEKSKFEKMSDVIMGILYSPVLVVAAIFETRSAADIRSNRARGEEDDDTIEEWEQMMDQVDFESDGWNKVCASAKTNLEHDPTIYEVQQLRSEVEELKKMLVEISKAVSAGNAGNGQASTNLIDLGEPAESSSSKKKNKKKGKKNKKEKKAGDDAKEAAAAASSSSSDEE from the exons GATTTACCTCATTCCCGGCACTGCACAGGGAATGCCCCGCTGTCGGTCGACGTCACCTGCGGCAGGAAGAGGACAAGCTCCTGTCGGACCTTCTCTTTGGTGCCAACAACAAAAACAGGGAACCCGGCCGCGCGAAGAGGAGACGAGAATGCGACGGCCGCTGCTGCACCTCCTCAGAGTCAGGAGCCGAACCTAGGATTTTTCTCCTGTTTCTTGATCCTTTGGCTTTTTGATCAATTGCCAGCTTCGATCCAGGAAGTCATCTCCTGTGAGCTCTT AGCGTTACGTGAAAGTGTTCCTGATTCCTCACAAAACGAAGCAATCGCGGTTGTCATGGCCAACTTCAACTGGGTGTCCCGTTTGCTGGGGTGGGATAGGCATCCACGCCATCATCACGACTTCCACTCGGACTGGATCCGCGATGACCGAAGACGCC TTTCAACAGCTTACACTTGGGCCTGTTGCCCCCATCTAGTCCTGCCGCAATATCGAAGCGAGCATCTCGAGTCCGCGATCCCTGCCCCCGAAGTAACAAAGATTGCCCTCAAGCTTCGACACCTGATTGAGCTGGCAGTCCCCTGCGAATTGGACGAAGTCGAGATCACAAAGGCGCATAGCAAGATCATCACGACCAACGTCGTCAAGGCCGCCAAGGAAGCTGGCGGCTCGCACTACGGATCATGTGTTGTCTTCTGCTTGATTGTCTGCAAGAGATGGTTCAAGCACCAGGCCTTGGCTGAGCTCTGGGACGCCGACCTACACAGAGTGCGCGCCGTCGCTTGTGAGGTTATTGCGAAGCAGAT CATCGAAACCGAAGACGACCTTCAATATCTAATGCACTCCGTTCTCCTCCGCCGATACTCTGTAGTTGTGGACGGCGAAGCCACACCGCCCGCGAACGCTATCGAAAAGGCCGTCGATCTCCACGCCGTCAGAGTCATTGGCTCTTCGGGATACCAAAAATGCATTTCATACCTGTGGAAGGGATGGTTGGTCCAGGACGAAGACGACCCTGCAGTATTCGTCGACTACAAGGACAAGACGAATCCGTCCTTCCTCGTGCACATGGATCCCGACCGCATCCATGCTCCCATGTACCAGAATGCCACTCAGGTGCTTATCTCCCTCATCTACATTGGTCTCTACACTGCCGTCATCAACTCGGTCAACGCCAAGGGTGTTTTGGACGCGGCTGAGGTGTTGTTGTACATCTTCACCCTCGGCTTTATCTGCGAGGAGGTCACCAAGTTCTGGAAGGCCGGCTACCACATTCTGGGTTTCTGGAACGCATTCAATGGCGTTCTCTACACCTTCATCACGCTATCCCTGATTCTTCGCATAATCGGCCTTACCCACGACGAGGGTGAACCCGCGCGGAAAATGTACAGTGAACTGAGCTACAACTTCTTGGCTTTCAGCGCACCCATGATTTGGTCTCGCCTTTTGCTTTATCTCGACAGCTTCCGCTTCTTTGGAGCTATGCTTGTCGTGCTAAAGGTCATGATGAAGGAGTCAATCATCTTCTTCGCCCTGCTTGCTGTGTTGATCATTGGATTCCTCCAGGCCTTTATTGGTCTCGACTTGGCAGACGACTTGGTGGCTGATGATATAACATTCATCATGTCAGCCATGGCTAACGCCATCATGCAGAGCCCCGACTTTGACGGATTCGACAGGTTCTCGCCGCCGTTCGGTATCATCCTGTACTACTGCTTCACGTTCATTGTCATG GTCGTTTTGCTCAACATCCTCATTGCGCTGTACAACTCCGCATACGAAGACATTTACGACAACGCCAACGACGAGTACCTCGCGCTGTTTGCCCAGAAGACGATGCAATTCGTCCGTGCCCCCGACGAAAACGTCTACATCCCGCCATTCAACCTCATTGAGATGATTGTCATTTGCCTCTTCTGGTGGATGGAGAAATCCAAGTTCGAGAAGATGAGCGACGTTATCATGGGAATCCTCTACTCGCCGGTCCTAGTTGTCGCCGCAATCTTCGAGACTCGCTCAGCCGCCGACATCAGGAGCAACCGAGCGAGAGGTGAGGAAGACGACGACACAATCGAGGAGTGGGAGCAGATGATGGACCAGGTAGACTTCGAATCCGATGGATGGAACAAGGTCTGCGCAAGCGCCAAGACCAACTTGGAGCACGATCCTACGATCTACGAGGTGCAGCAGTTGCGAAGCGAAGTTGAAGAGCTCAAGAAAATGTTGGTCGAGATCTCCAA